One window of Candidatus Chlorobium masyuteum genomic DNA carries:
- a CDS encoding ABC transporter ATP-binding protein — protein MLKIENLQAGYGEMVVLRNINISLSEGEIVSVVGSNGAGKSTLLKAVSGIIKSSGTITFNHQPLSGLQAHRIVQRGVVHVPEGRKIFPEMTVLENLMMGGFLCQKDRTENLERVYALFPILAERRKQLGGTMSGGEQQMLAIGRGLMASPKLFLLDEPSLGLSPLFTDVVFKAIRAINKSGVTVLLVEQNVYQSLKISHRGYVIETGSIVLSGTGEELLNNPEVKKAFLGM, from the coding sequence ATGCTTAAAATAGAAAATCTTCAGGCCGGATACGGTGAAATGGTTGTGTTGCGCAACATCAACATCTCACTCAGCGAGGGGGAGATAGTCTCGGTTGTCGGCAGCAACGGTGCAGGAAAATCAACCCTGCTCAAGGCTGTTTCAGGCATCATCAAGTCATCCGGCACCATCACCTTCAATCATCAGCCGCTCAGCGGCCTTCAGGCGCACAGGATTGTTCAGCGGGGAGTGGTGCATGTTCCTGAAGGACGCAAGATATTTCCTGAAATGACCGTTCTTGAGAATCTGATGATGGGGGGATTTCTCTGCCAGAAAGATAGGACGGAGAATCTTGAGCGGGTCTATGCCCTCTTTCCCATCCTTGCCGAACGCCGCAAACAACTTGGAGGTACCATGTCAGGCGGCGAGCAGCAGATGCTCGCAATCGGCAGGGGGCTTATGGCGAGTCCCAAACTCTTTCTGCTCGATGAACCGAGCCTTGGACTCTCGCCGCTTTTCACCGACGTGGTTTTCAAAGCGATTCGCGCTATCAATAAAAGCGGTGTAACTGTTCTGCTGGTTGAGCAGAATGTCTACCAGTCACTGAAAATAAGCCATCGCGGTTATGTCATTGAGACCGGCTCCATCGTTCTCTCCGGCACCGGAGAAGAGCTGCTCAATAATCCTGAGGTAAAAAAAGCCTTTCTCGGGATGTGA
- a CDS encoding ABC transporter ATP-binding protein, translating to MNEPILKINKVSKHFGGNIAVSDVTFAVEENRIFGLIGPNGAGKTTLFNCMTGFVPITSGEVMFNNRKINNLRPDAVCRIGMVRTWQRVKPLSSLSVLDNVMVGAFAITGSAGAARKIAVEKLAQVGLSDYSAKLAGSLSIGLKKKLELARVLATRPKMLLLDEICGGLNHTETASILQLIRDVREEGTTILFIEHDMKAVTSICERIVVLNSGVKLAEGTPAEITSNPEVIAAYLGGGFDA from the coding sequence ATGAACGAACCTATCCTCAAAATCAATAAGGTGAGCAAGCACTTCGGCGGTAACATTGCTGTGTCGGATGTTACCTTTGCGGTAGAAGAGAACCGGATATTCGGGCTTATCGGGCCGAACGGAGCAGGAAAAACAACTCTCTTCAACTGTATGACCGGTTTTGTTCCGATCACTTCTGGTGAGGTGATGTTCAATAACCGGAAGATCAATAACCTGCGACCTGACGCTGTATGCCGGATCGGTATGGTTCGAACCTGGCAGAGAGTCAAACCGCTCTCAAGCCTGAGTGTTCTTGACAATGTGATGGTCGGGGCCTTTGCCATAACCGGGTCAGCCGGGGCAGCAAGAAAGATAGCGGTGGAGAAGCTTGCGCAGGTTGGCCTCTCCGATTACTCCGCAAAGCTGGCAGGTTCGCTCTCCATCGGATTGAAAAAAAAGCTTGAACTTGCCCGTGTTCTGGCCACCCGTCCTAAAATGCTCCTGCTTGACGAGATCTGCGGAGGATTGAACCACACCGAAACGGCCTCCATTCTTCAACTCATCCGTGATGTCCGGGAAGAGGGCACAACGATTCTCTTTATCGAGCATGATATGAAAGCGGTTACATCAATCTGTGAGCGTATTGTTGTTCTGAACTCCGGCGTGAAGCTTGCCGAAGGCACTCCGGCCGAGATTACGAGCAATCCTGAGGTTATTGCAGCATATCTGGGAGGTGGTTTCGATGCTTAA
- a CDS encoding branched-chain amino acid ABC transporter permease, with translation MKQALIIALFAAFTAVLPLFIGEENPYIIGILISVLMMAALSSAWNIIGGFAGQFSFGHAAYFGAGAYTTLILISSFEVNPLIGTAAGIAVAALIALITGSIVFGLRGHYFALASIAVAEIIRLSVLNFEFTGGAQGILLANVTLWGLDLNSKNPFYYGMLLLLVVTLAVTEYLRKSKTGYYLQAIREDQDAAASLGINLALYKNRALLISALLTSVAGSLYALYIRFIDTSAVLDLRLSIEIILTAIIGGVGTLWGPVLGALLLVPLAEALRSNMIGDALVKLGLVSETSSVGIFLNENLAHAHVLVYGIITVLCILYLPKGILGLFRRVK, from the coding sequence ATGAAACAGGCACTCATCATTGCTCTCTTTGCGGCCTTTACGGCAGTGCTTCCGCTCTTTATCGGTGAAGAGAACCCCTATATCATCGGCATACTGATCTCCGTGCTCATGATGGCGGCACTCTCATCGGCATGGAACATCATCGGCGGATTTGCCGGGCAGTTCAGCTTCGGTCATGCCGCCTACTTCGGTGCCGGAGCCTATACCACATTGATTCTGATCTCTTCATTTGAAGTCAATCCGCTTATTGGCACAGCAGCAGGTATTGCTGTCGCCGCTCTGATTGCCCTTATCACCGGGAGCATTGTTTTCGGACTGCGCGGCCATTACTTTGCGCTTGCCTCAATAGCCGTAGCAGAGATTATCCGGCTCTCTGTGCTTAATTTCGAGTTTACCGGAGGGGCCCAGGGGATTTTGCTCGCAAATGTCACGCTCTGGGGGCTTGATCTCAACAGTAAAAATCCTTTTTACTACGGCATGCTCCTGCTTCTCGTTGTAACGCTCGCCGTAACGGAGTATCTGCGCAAGTCGAAAACCGGATACTATCTGCAGGCTATCCGTGAAGACCAGGATGCGGCGGCATCTCTCGGCATCAATCTTGCACTCTACAAAAACAGGGCGCTCCTGATATCCGCACTCCTGACCTCCGTTGCCGGCAGCCTCTATGCGCTCTATATCCGCTTTATTGACACCTCAGCCGTGCTCGACCTCCGGCTTTCCATTGAAATTATCCTGACCGCGATAATCGGCGGAGTAGGAACGCTCTGGGGTCCGGTTCTCGGAGCACTCCTGCTTGTGCCTCTTGCCGAGGCGCTCCGTTCCAACATGATCGGCGACGCGCTGGTCAAGCTTGGTCTGGTATCGGAAACCTCTTCGGTCGGCATTTTTTTGAACGAAAACCTTGCTCATGCCCATGTTCTGGTCTATGGAATCATTACGGTGCTCTGCATACTCTACCTGCCAAAAGGGATTCTCGGGCTTTTCAGGAGGGTGAAATGA
- a CDS encoding branched-chain amino acid ABC transporter permease, protein MLFLQALVSGILSGGVYALAGIGMSLVFGVMNISNFAHGDLMMLGMYLAYFAFTLLHIDPYLALLLIIPVSFLFGFILEKVFIHRVIDHPHQNQILLTIGLGLIMSNTALLAFTSDPKILTTTYSSSAINTASGLSISVPLLLSFVITSVITAVLYLFLAKSSTGMALRATSQNREAAQLMGINVAKMSAIAFGIGTALAATAGALIAPTYYIHPLAGHSFLLKSFTICVLGGLGSVVGAGVGGIIIGVVESMAATYISTDWKDVVVFVLFLTVLLFRPQGLFGKKGGQ, encoded by the coding sequence ATGTTATTCCTGCAAGCCCTCGTATCCGGCATTCTCTCTGGCGGGGTTTATGCCCTTGCCGGTATCGGTATGTCACTGGTATTCGGTGTTATGAATATCAGCAACTTTGCCCACGGCGACCTGATGATGCTTGGCATGTATCTGGCCTATTTTGCCTTTACCCTGCTGCACATTGATCCCTATCTGGCACTGCTGCTGATCATTCCGGTCTCGTTTCTTTTCGGTTTTATTCTTGAAAAGGTATTTATCCACCGAGTTATCGATCATCCACATCAGAACCAGATTCTCCTCACCATAGGCCTCGGGCTGATCATGAGCAATACCGCACTGCTCGCCTTTACCAGCGATCCGAAGATACTCACCACCACTTATTCGAGCAGCGCCATCAATACAGCCTCGGGTCTCTCCATCTCCGTTCCGCTGCTGCTCTCATTTGTTATCACCTCCGTGATTACGGCGGTTCTCTACCTCTTTCTTGCAAAAAGCAGCACCGGGATGGCTCTCAGGGCGACAAGCCAGAACCGTGAAGCAGCACAGTTGATGGGTATCAACGTGGCTAAAATGAGTGCCATTGCATTCGGTATCGGTACCGCCCTTGCGGCAACTGCCGGGGCTCTTATTGCACCGACCTACTATATTCATCCGCTGGCCGGTCACAGTTTTCTCTTGAAATCCTTCACCATCTGTGTGCTTGGGGGTCTCGGCTCGGTAGTCGGGGCCGGAGTCGGGGGGATCATCATCGGGGTGGTTGAGTCGATGGCCGCCACCTATATCTCCACAGACTGGAAGGATGTGGTTGTCTTTGTGCTCTTTCTTACGGTTCTTCTGTTTCGTCCCCAGGGACTCTTCGGAAAAAAGGGAGGGCAGTAA
- a CDS encoding ABC transporter substrate-binding protein, giving the protein MKKILLSLAAAVLLALPLAGEAAPLKIGFINSITGKEAQIGENLTNGAALAIEDLRSKGVQVDLVREDDGGDPKNALAAYEKLVTRDGVIGVVGPYTSGCANVVASRADQYQVPLLVPAAAKEEITRNGYKNVFRLNAPADVYSRVLLSAVAPYKPKTIAYVYAATDFGVSTVKTAQLNAASMGLKEVANEKYQQGQPDYRATLSKVKAANPDLVFLVSYDADAILLMRQAKEIGLAPKAFLGAGAGYTTAQFAQQREISNLVISATQWTDDVNWPGAANFAKRYQAKFAKEPSYHAACAYEAVRIMVDTAVKTRTAAKLRAGLKAGSWNGIMGPVKFADYSGFTNQNNHPMLVQQLQNGKTETVYPAQFSKKRLVYPFKR; this is encoded by the coding sequence ATGAAGAAAATACTACTCTCTCTTGCCGCCGCCGTCCTCCTGGCTCTTCCGCTTGCCGGAGAGGCTGCACCGCTGAAAATCGGATTTATCAACTCCATTACCGGAAAAGAGGCGCAGATCGGTGAAAATCTCACCAACGGCGCAGCTCTGGCGATTGAGGATTTGCGCTCAAAAGGTGTTCAGGTTGATCTCGTCAGGGAGGATGACGGAGGCGATCCCAAGAATGCACTTGCCGCCTATGAAAAGCTTGTTACCCGTGACGGGGTGATCGGAGTTGTGGGTCCCTACACCTCGGGATGTGCCAATGTCGTGGCATCCAGGGCAGACCAGTACCAGGTTCCGCTGCTTGTTCCCGCTGCCGCCAAGGAGGAGATTACCCGCAACGGCTACAAGAATGTGTTCCGCCTCAACGCTCCGGCTGATGTCTATTCCAGGGTTTTGCTGAGCGCCGTGGCCCCATACAAACCAAAAACCATAGCCTACGTCTATGCCGCAACTGACTTCGGGGTTTCAACGGTAAAAACAGCTCAGCTCAATGCTGCCAGTATGGGCTTGAAAGAGGTAGCCAATGAGAAGTACCAGCAGGGTCAGCCGGACTACCGGGCAACACTCTCCAAAGTCAAGGCGGCAAATCCCGATCTTGTTTTTCTTGTCTCCTATGATGCCGATGCCATTCTCCTGATGCGTCAGGCCAAGGAGATCGGGCTTGCACCAAAGGCATTTCTCGGTGCGGGAGCCGGTTACACCACGGCCCAGTTTGCCCAGCAGAGGGAGATATCCAATCTTGTCATCTCCGCTACCCAGTGGACGGATGATGTCAACTGGCCGGGAGCTGCAAATTTCGCGAAACGCTATCAGGCAAAGTTTGCCAAAGAGCCATCCTACCATGCAGCCTGTGCCTATGAAGCCGTCCGGATTATGGTTGATACGGCGGTCAAAACCAGAACAGCCGCGAAACTTCGCGCCGGTTTGAAAGCAGGGAGCTGGAACGGTATCATGGGCCCGGTAAAATTTGCCGATTACAGCGGCTTTACCAATCAGAACAACCACCCCATGCTGGTTCAGCAGCTCCAGAACGGTAAAACTGAAACGGTCTATCCCGCACAGTTCAGCAAAAAGAGACTGGTTTACCCTTTCAAACGGTAA
- a CDS encoding winged helix-turn-helix transcriptional regulator, with translation MDAKKKVLEVMKKEASPMNAGQIAEKSGLDRKEVDKAMKVLKDEGLIVSPKRCFWEPAA, from the coding sequence ATGGATGCAAAAAAGAAGGTACTGGAAGTGATGAAAAAAGAGGCCTCCCCCATGAATGCCGGACAGATCGCCGAAAAGAGCGGACTGGACCGCAAAGAGGTTGACAAGGCTATGAAGGTACTCAAGGATGAAGGGCTGATCGTTTCGCCAAAGCGCTGTTTCTGGGAACCGGCAGCCTAA